A region of Nostoc sp. 'Peltigera membranacea cyanobiont' N6 DNA encodes the following proteins:
- a CDS encoding peptidoglycan D,D-transpeptidase FtsI family protein, protein MQKLPSKTKFRKFRNPAFQKRQKGSKRGLLETLASNIQEQTSNTKSRLFIVWGALMAAGLGLGINLYNLQIVKGQKLTEQARNQQMVNLRPFMPRRPVVDRNSNLLAIDRPVYTLYAHPKLFDKSNEEMAEQLAPILAKDPAELVKTFQSKRSGIILAPALPEEIIDRVTSLRLNGLELIQKYSRFYPPDDLVSDVVGYVNVDRRGQAGVEYSQEKLLERPVQTVRLSRSGNGAVMPDRAPEGFLHFDDLRLQLTIDSRLQRIASLALKQQMDKFDAKRGAVIVMDALDGSLLALVSQPTYNPNEYAKANISLFKNWTVADLYEPGSTFKPLNVAIALENGIIKPDDMFNDSGSIRVANYTIKNAMNNGNGRISIAQILQYSSNIGMVQIIQRLKPSIYYNWLERLGLGQKVDTDLPFEVGGRLKSQEEFIASPIEPATTSFGQGFSMTPLQLVQMHGALANGGKLVTPHVVRGLIDSKGQMHDSPTHTIPRQIFSAATTQKVVEMMETVVNEGSGKAAQIPGYRIAGKTGTAQKASPNGGYIKGARMTSFVAILPVESPRYVVFALVDEPKGESAYGSTVAAPIVKSVVEALIPLEEIPPSKAFEQQPKAP, encoded by the coding sequence ATGCAAAAATTACCAAGTAAAACAAAATTCAGAAAGTTTCGGAATCCGGCATTCCAAAAACGACAGAAAGGTTCTAAACGAGGGTTGTTGGAGACACTTGCCTCTAATATCCAAGAACAAACATCCAATACCAAGTCTCGACTGTTCATAGTATGGGGCGCATTAATGGCAGCAGGGTTAGGGTTGGGTATCAACTTGTATAACCTGCAAATTGTCAAGGGGCAAAAGTTAACAGAGCAAGCACGAAACCAGCAAATGGTGAATTTGCGACCTTTTATGCCCCGTCGTCCGGTGGTAGATCGCAATAGTAATCTGTTGGCAATTGACCGTCCTGTATATACTTTGTACGCTCATCCCAAGCTATTTGATAAGTCTAATGAAGAGATGGCAGAGCAACTTGCCCCAATATTGGCAAAAGATCCTGCTGAATTAGTGAAAACTTTTCAAAGCAAAAGAAGTGGAATTATCCTTGCCCCAGCTTTACCAGAAGAAATTATCGATCGCGTGACTTCTTTGCGCTTAAATGGCTTGGAGTTAATTCAAAAATACTCCCGATTTTATCCGCCAGACGATTTAGTTTCTGATGTGGTGGGTTATGTGAATGTTGACCGTCGTGGTCAAGCAGGTGTGGAATATTCTCAAGAGAAGTTATTAGAACGTCCTGTGCAAACGGTGCGGCTCAGTCGCTCTGGGAATGGGGCTGTGATGCCCGATCGTGCGCCTGAAGGTTTTCTGCACTTTGATGATTTGCGGCTGCAACTCACTATCGATAGCCGTCTGCAACGGATTGCTAGCCTTGCGCTCAAACAACAGATGGATAAGTTTGACGCTAAACGTGGGGCAGTAATTGTGATGGATGCGTTGGATGGTTCCTTACTCGCCCTCGTTTCTCAACCTACCTATAACCCTAATGAATACGCTAAAGCTAATATCTCACTATTTAAAAACTGGACGGTAGCGGATCTTTATGAACCGGGATCGACTTTTAAGCCTTTGAATGTGGCGATCGCTCTGGAAAATGGCATCATCAAACCAGATGATATGTTTAATGACTCCGGTTCTATTCGAGTAGCTAATTACACCATCAAAAATGCGATGAATAATGGTAATGGGCGAATCAGCATCGCTCAGATTTTACAATATTCCAGCAACATTGGCATGGTGCAAATTATCCAACGCTTAAAGCCTTCAATCTACTACAACTGGCTAGAACGCTTGGGGTTAGGACAAAAAGTTGATACAGATTTACCTTTTGAAGTTGGCGGTCGCCTCAAAAGTCAAGAAGAATTTATCGCTTCGCCAATTGAACCAGCTACTACTTCCTTTGGGCAAGGCTTTTCTATGACACCGTTACAGCTAGTACAAATGCACGGTGCTTTAGCCAATGGCGGTAAGTTGGTAACACCCCATGTAGTTCGAGGGCTGATTGATAGCAAAGGGCAGATGCATGATTCACCCACTCATACCATCCCCCGCCAAATTTTCTCAGCCGCAACAACCCAAAAAGTTGTGGAAATGATGGAAACTGTTGTTAATGAAGGCAGTGGTAAGGCGGCACAAATTCCCGGATATCGCATTGCTGGTAAAACTGGTACAGCCCAAAAAGCTAGTCCTAATGGCGGCTACATCAAGGGTGCTAGAATGACCAGCTTTGTGGCTATTTTACCAGTGGAATCTCCTCGCTATGTAGTGTTTGCACTGGTGGATGAGCCAAAAGGAGAAAGTGCTTATGGTTCTACTGTCGCCGCACCAATTGTCAAGTCGGTAGTTGAAGCGCTGATTCCTCTTGAAGAGATTCCGCCTAGTAAGGCATTTGAGCAACAGCCGAAAGCGCCATAG
- the ligA gene encoding NAD-dependent DNA ligase LigA yields MTQIKPEVKRTEELRQLLQQASYAYYVLDAPMMEDAVYDQLYRELQQLEIQYPELTAADSPTQRVGEKPATQFTSVRHNIPLYSLENAFNIDELQGWDQRWRRQVPKIDAVEYVTELKIDGSALALTYQDGILVRGTTRGDGVMGEDITQNVRTIRSIPLRLNFKGLEILERVEVRGEAFLPLEVFKQINEERQKAGEQLFANPRNAAAGTLRQLDSRIVAKRRLAFFGYTLHIPGRDDTSIANTQWEALELLEKMGFQVNPNHKLCASIAEVAKYYEYWDTERLNLPYMTDGVVVKLNSFKLQEQLGFTQKFPRWAIALKYPAEEAPTRVENIAVNVGRTGALTPLAEMRPVQLAGTTVSRATLHNSDRIAQLDIRIGDTVIVRKAGEIIPEVVRVLKELRPADTEPFVMPTHCPVCNQAVVRESGEAVTRCVNASCAAILKGSIEHWVSRDALDVKGLGEKLVHQLVDKVLVHSVADLYELTPDKLYALERMGKKSAEKLVDAIAQSKNQPWSRVLYGLGIRHVGSVNAQLLTQKYFTVEQLATAKQSDIEGIYGIGAEIAQSVYQWFRIDANQTLIERLQAEGLQLAATEETKTVGDANQKFAGKTFVVTGTLPTLKRDEAKALIQKSGGKVTDSVSKKTDYLVVGEDAGSKLEKALSLGITQLSEAQFLEMLED; encoded by the coding sequence ATGACACAGATTAAGCCGGAAGTAAAGCGCACAGAAGAATTGCGCCAGTTATTGCAACAAGCTAGTTATGCTTATTACGTTCTAGATGCTCCAATGATGGAGGATGCAGTCTATGACCAGCTATATCGAGAATTGCAACAACTAGAAATTCAATATCCAGAGTTGACAGCAGCCGATAGTCCGACTCAGCGCGTGGGTGAAAAACCAGCAACGCAGTTTACCTCGGTGCGGCATAATATCCCCCTGTACAGTCTGGAGAATGCATTCAATATTGACGAGTTGCAAGGATGGGATCAGCGTTGGCGGCGACAAGTACCGAAAATAGATGCAGTGGAATATGTCACTGAACTGAAAATTGATGGTTCTGCTTTGGCTCTTACCTACCAAGATGGCATTCTAGTTAGGGGGACAACTAGGGGTGATGGGGTGATGGGTGAAGATATTACCCAAAATGTGCGGACAATTCGCTCAATTCCCTTACGTTTGAATTTTAAAGGGTTAGAAATTTTAGAAAGGGTGGAAGTGCGCGGCGAGGCGTTTTTGCCTTTGGAAGTATTTAAACAAATTAACGAAGAAAGGCAAAAAGCAGGGGAGCAATTATTCGCCAATCCCCGGAATGCCGCAGCAGGTACACTCAGACAACTAGACTCGCGCATTGTCGCAAAACGGCGGTTAGCTTTCTTTGGCTATACCCTGCATATTCCTGGTAGAGATGACACCAGTATTGCCAATACCCAATGGGAAGCGTTGGAGTTGTTAGAAAAGATGGGTTTTCAAGTGAACCCCAACCACAAACTATGTGCCTCGATCGCAGAAGTGGCAAAATATTATGAATATTGGGATACGGAACGCCTGAATTTACCCTACATGACTGATGGAGTGGTAGTAAAGCTCAATTCTTTTAAACTCCAAGAACAGTTAGGGTTTACCCAGAAATTTCCTCGCTGGGCGATCGCATTAAAGTACCCCGCCGAAGAAGCGCCTACCCGTGTGGAAAATATTGCTGTAAATGTGGGACGAACGGGGGCGTTAACACCGTTAGCAGAAATGCGCCCTGTGCAACTGGCGGGAACAACAGTTTCCCGCGCCACTTTACATAATAGCGATCGCATTGCTCAATTAGATATCCGCATTGGCGATACTGTCATTGTCCGCAAAGCTGGAGAAATCATTCCAGAGGTTGTGAGGGTACTTAAAGAACTCCGTCCTGCTGACACTGAACCCTTCGTAATGCCTACCCATTGCCCTGTCTGCAATCAAGCAGTAGTGCGAGAATCAGGTGAGGCGGTAACTCGGTGTGTCAATGCTTCCTGTGCGGCGATTCTCAAAGGTTCTATTGAACATTGGGTAAGTCGTGATGCCTTAGATGTTAAAGGTTTAGGCGAAAAGCTGGTGCATCAACTTGTTGATAAAGTTTTGGTGCATTCCGTTGCCGATTTATATGAGTTGACACCAGATAAGTTGTATGCATTGGAAAGAATGGGGAAAAAGTCAGCAGAGAAATTAGTCGATGCGATCGCTCAATCAAAAAATCAACCTTGGTCAAGGGTATTGTATGGTTTAGGCATCCGTCACGTTGGTAGTGTGAATGCCCAATTATTGACTCAGAAATACTTCACCGTAGAACAGTTAGCCACAGCAAAGCAATCAGATATTGAAGGAATTTATGGTATTGGTGCTGAAATTGCCCAATCTGTATATCAGTGGTTTCGGATTGATGCCAACCAAACTTTGATAGAACGTTTGCAAGCAGAAGGATTGCAATTAGCTGCCACAGAGGAAACAAAAACAGTTGGTGATGCTAATCAAAAGTTTGCAGGTAAGACGTTTGTCGTCACAGGGACATTGCCAACCTTAAAGCGAGATGAAGCAAAGGCTTTGATTCAAAAATCTGGTGGAAAAGTGACCGATTCAGTGAGTAAAAAAACAGATTATTTGGTGGTAGGAGAAGATGCCGGTTCTAAATTAGAAAAAGCGCTCTCTTTGGGAATTACGCAGTTAAGCGAGGCGCAATTTTTAGAGATGCTTGAGGATTGA
- a CDS encoding plasmid pRiA4b ORF-3 family protein gives MDDLFARLERTLNPELPSLTESQQQLLQELSIDENQPGTILRDFQTLIDLLQPNGVEVSSVNNLLPLKVLSEFNSRLSHPIETKLKRPVQKSYPYINGLYLLLRSSGIAQIRSQGKKQVLVLDAATLQSWSNLNPTERYFNLLEAWLIWGNNEILGEHQDSFGNLFRCIQLWPRVPEKGLKFPKYEHQHDISYYPGLHNVALLELFGLLSIQHGKATEGKGWRITSLQRLPFGDALLQLLFPLGIRGELQDEVNVNFGKLQSHFQPFFPEWEHNLFVPKQGFTDGIYIFKVSLHQVWRRIAIPAKKPLSWLAETILDAFDFDYDHLYEFSYKDRFGRIIKIGHPYMEIPPFADQVQIGDLSIEPGTKITYLYDFGDRWKFDVQLEVINPPDNKIKKPKILEVHGNAPQQYWSEDDESDEDEE, from the coding sequence ATGGATGATTTATTTGCGCGGTTAGAACGCACACTCAATCCTGAACTACCTTCTCTAACAGAGTCGCAACAACAACTCCTGCAAGAACTCAGTATTGATGAAAATCAACCCGGCACAATTTTGCGTGACTTTCAAACTCTGATAGATTTGTTACAACCAAATGGAGTGGAGGTTAGTAGTGTTAATAACCTTCTACCTCTGAAAGTATTATCAGAATTCAATTCTCGGTTAAGTCACCCCATTGAAACTAAACTCAAACGCCCCGTACAAAAATCATACCCCTACATTAATGGACTATATTTGTTATTACGCAGTTCTGGGATAGCCCAAATTAGATCCCAAGGGAAGAAGCAGGTTTTAGTTTTAGATGCAGCAACTTTGCAATCATGGTCAAACCTCAATCCAACAGAACGCTATTTCAATTTATTAGAAGCCTGGTTGATTTGGGGAAATAACGAAATTTTGGGCGAACATCAAGATTCATTTGGGAATTTATTTCGATGTATTCAACTTTGGCCCCGCGTGCCAGAGAAAGGTTTAAAATTCCCTAAATACGAACATCAACACGATATTAGTTATTACCCTGGTCTGCATAACGTTGCCCTGTTAGAGTTATTTGGATTATTATCAATTCAACATGGCAAAGCAACAGAAGGCAAAGGATGGCGCATTACTAGTTTACAACGCTTACCCTTTGGGGATGCTTTGTTGCAATTACTATTTCCACTAGGTATCCGAGGAGAATTACAGGATGAAGTCAATGTAAATTTTGGAAAGTTGCAGTCACATTTTCAACCATTTTTTCCAGAATGGGAGCATAATTTATTTGTTCCAAAACAAGGCTTCACGGATGGTATTTATATTTTTAAAGTGTCTCTTCATCAGGTTTGGAGACGCATTGCTATACCAGCAAAAAAACCATTAAGCTGGTTAGCAGAGACGATTCTTGATGCTTTTGACTTTGACTATGACCATCTATATGAGTTTAGTTATAAAGACCGTTTTGGTCGCATAATTAAAATAGGTCATCCCTATATGGAAATCCCCCCATTTGCTGACCAAGTGCAAATTGGTGATTTGTCTATAGAACCGGGTACTAAAATCACTTATCTTTATGATTTTGGTGACAGATGGAAGTTTGATGTGCAGTTAGAAGTAATTAATCCACCTGATAACAAAATCAAAAAACCAAAGATTTTAGAAGTTCATGGAAATGCACCTCAACAGTATTGGAGTGAGGATGATGAATCGGATGAAGATGAAGAATGA